A single window of Gossypium hirsutum isolate 1008001.06 chromosome A10, Gossypium_hirsutum_v2.1, whole genome shotgun sequence DNA harbors:
- the LOC107895553 gene encoding probable disease resistance protein At5g43730: MATSTRQRQNHKCVWENQETIVMHSSLKEKVEELLGWLKDSRSKRICIMGPAGIGKTTLMKTVRDIVKKSCDFGFDHIFYLSATETTESKQKKIWDLLGKGRNEDTHHQERETVISEELRTKKYLLFLDDVLSEVNLKEVGIHSDHEHGRIVFACRDKYTGHTDIDMTLKPLSPEDATMLFWKAVGSERKKGRDAEVIIGLCGGMPPILNLIGRCLRGKDDPKRWRDVKRQLQCPNMQGWEEFGEYYNFLKIVYEGLPTDEYKHCLLYWAIFPLGEKINRDHIIECWATEQFLEPERLCEARDRGHTILDDFVDKFLLQKGETSEHFKMFLWFQKAPLMIANKENGERVFVENGKSINELEWIHGNRVLFARTDLSLLPEKPECRGMVTLLLHENDTSRLQEQLFSSMRDLKLLGLQETKSEDFLHP; this comes from the coding sequence ATGGCAACATCAACTCGTCAACGTCAAAATCACAAGTGCGTGTgggaaaatcaagaaacaatAGTTATGCATTCATCACTCAAAGAGAAAGTGGAAGAACTACTAGGATGGTTAAAAGATAGTAGATCGAAGAGAATTTGCATAATGGGACCCGCTGGGATAGGGAAAACAACATTGATGAAAACTGTGCGTGACATAGTAAAAAAATCTTGTGATTTTGGGTTTGACCACATCTTTTATCTGTCTGCCACTGAAACAACAGaaagcaaacaaaaaaaaatttgggatCTTTTAGGCAAAGGAAGGAATGAAGACACCCATCATCAAGAAAGAGAAACTGTGATATCTGAGGAGCTACGGACAAAAAAATATTTGTTGTTTCTTGATGACGTTTTGTCGGAGGTTAATCTCAAGGAAGTTGGGATTCATTCTGACCATGAACATGGACGAATAGTGTTCGCATGCAGAGACAAATATACTGGTCACACTGATATCGATATGACACTTAAGCCGTTATCCCCGGAGGACGCAACAATGCTCTTCTGGAAAGCAGTGGGTTCGGAAAGGAAGAAAGGACGAGATGCAGAAGTAATTATTGGATTGTGTGGTGGCATGCCGCCTATACTCAATTTAATAGGCAGATGTCTACGAGGAAAGGACGACCCTAAACGATGGCGGGATGTGAAGCGTCAACTGCAATGTCCTAATATGCAAGGATGGGAGGAATTCGGCGAATATTACAACTTCCTCAAAATTGTTTATGAGGGGCTTCCTACTGATGAGTATAAGCATTGTTTACTTTACTGGGCAATTTTCCCTCTAGGTGAAAAAATTAATAGAGATCATATAATTGAGTGCTGGGCAACAGAGCAGTTTTTGGAACCTGAAAGGCTGTGTGAAGCACGTGATAGAGGGCATACCATACTGGATGATTTTGTGGACAAATTTCTGCTGCAAAAAGGAGAAACGTCGGAACACTTCAAGATGTTTTTGTGGTTCCAGAAGGCACCATTGATGATCGCAAATAAAGAAAATGGTGAACGTGTCTTTGTTGAAAACGGTAAAAGTATTAATGAACTTGAATGGATACATGGAAATAGAGTCCTATTCGCTCGTACGGACCTGTCCTTGCTGCCAGAAAAGCCAGAATGTAGAGGGATGGTAACACTGTTACTTCATGAAAATGACACCAGCCGCTTGCAGGAGCAATTATTTTCAAGCATGCGTGACCTTAAACTTCTGGGCTTACAGGAAACAAAATCAGAGGACTTCCTTCATCCATAA